The genome window CGCATCTGAATGTTGTAGTAATAATCGAAGTACGCCTCTCCCGTGATCGTTTGCTTAGGGGGTGGGGGTGTGGCTGGGGTATCGGACTGCTGGGCGTGTGTGGAGACGGTAGCACCCAGCATTCCGAGCACAAATAAACAAGCGATTGTTTTCATCGTGCGTCCTTTAGGAATTTGTGATTGCGCTGATTTGAATGGCGACAAACCTCCGTACACGGGGGGAAAATACAAAATCGAGATAACGTTGCCGTTACCGGTGTGTTATCTAATTGTTAAGATTGCAGGGGGGGTGTTTATGATCCTAAATCGAAACTGAAGGTGCTTCCTTTTCCGGGTTCGCTTCTGACCTCCACTTTGCCTCCGTGGGCCTCGACGATATGCTTCACGATTGCGAGCCCGAGACCCGTTCCACCCGCGTCCCGGGAGCGTTCCTTATCGACACGGTAGAACCGCTCGAAGATTCTGGGCAGGTGCTCGGGGGGGATTCCCGCCCCCGAATCCCTGACCGATATTGTAATCCGCTCTCCGGCCTGGTCGGACGAGACCACCACCTCGCCTCCCGGACGGTTATACTTGATCGCGTTTTCTATCAAGTTCACCATGACCTGTTTCAGACGGTCCTGGTCGCCGAGGACCTGGAGGCCGTCGTCCGGGGCCTGCAGGACCAGCGTGACGTTCCGTTCCCCCGCCCTCGGCCGGAGGTCTGAAGTGATGGTACTGAGAAACTCATTGAGGTTAAAATACCGGAAGCTCATCTTCATGTCGCCCGACTCGATCCGCGAGATTTCGATGAGGTCTCCCAGAAGCGCATTCAGGCGTTCGGTATTCGCCAGTGCCCGTTCGACAAAATTTCTTGCGGCGTCCCTTTCTTCAAGAGCACCGTTGAGAAGGGTTTCGAGCATCCCCTGGACGGCGAAGATCGGCGTCCTGAGCTCGTGAGAGACGTTCCCGAGGAATTCGCTGCGGACACGTTCCAACTTTTTCAGCCTGGTGATATCCTCAACGAGCTTGTCGAGCATGCTGTTGATCGTACCGGCGAGCCTGCCGAACTCATCGGAGGAGCGGACCGGCATCCGTTGTGAAAGGTCTCCCGCCCGGATCATGAGCGATGCGTCCGCCATTTCCCTGATCGGTCGGGAGATCCGCTTCGGGACGACGACCGATATGATCGT of Bacteroidota bacterium contains these proteins:
- a CDS encoding ATP-binding protein, translated to MRIQTRISLLLGALSIAVILALSIFSTISLEQYLLAAAIVLVLMTIISVVVPKRISRPIREMADASLMIRAGDLSQRMPVRSSDEFGRLAGTINSMLDKLVEDITRLKKLERVRSEFLGNVSHELRTPIFAVQGMLETLLNGALEERDAARNFVERALANTERLNALLGDLIEISRIESGDMKMSFRYFNLNEFLSTITSDLRPRAGERNVTLVLQAPDDGLQVLGDQDRLKQVMVNLIENAIKYNRPGGEVVVSSDQAGERITISVRDSGAGIPPEHLPRIFERFYRVDKERSRDAGGTGLGLAIVKHIVEAHGGKVEVRSEPGKGSTFSFDLGS